The nucleotide sequence GTGATGAAGGTGCTAAAGTGATTTTACTGTCTGCTTGCACTTCAGCACCGCAGCGAGGACGCTGGGCCATTCAGGAAACCAGTAGTAACTCTATTCCTCAAGGAGGCATTTTTACCCCTGGGGTACTATTTAATTATGCAACTGTTTTAGAATCTCCCAAGCAACTACCACAGTTAGCGAAAAAACTGGCTCTAGGGTTATCACATCCGGGCGGCTATGTGGCTCACATTAGTATTCCAACAGCTATCCAAACCACTTTAGTAGAAGAATCTTTACCTAATCTAGAGTTGACTCCTATTGTACCGGCTCCTTCCCCAGAGACAATTCAACAAGCAATCAAATTACTCACAGAAGGTCCGTTTGCCATTTGGTTAGGTTTTGGCGCTCGTGGTGCAGCCGCGCAAATTCTTGAACTGGCTGAGAAAACCGGGGCGGCGGTCATGTGTTCTCCTCGGGCTAAAGGCATTTTTCCAGAAAATCATCCTCAGTTTGTCGGCGTGACTGGGTTAGGGGGTCACGAATCAGTCAGTCAGTATATGCAGGAGTATCCTCCCCTACGTACTTTAGTTTTAGGTACTCGTTTAGGGGAACCGACTTCTTTTTGGAGTGACTCGATAGTTCCTTCTAGAGGATTTGTTCATGTTGATATTGATCCCAGTGTACCTGGAGTTTCCTATCCTTACGCCGAGACTTTCCCGGTTGTCTCTGATATAGCGGCTTTCGTTTCTGCCTTATTAAAAAACTGGCCGGACAATTCTCATAGCAAAAAAGAAATCTTATTCCCTAATCCAGAAGAGGGACAAATTGAGCCAGCACAGAGCGATTTAGTGCGTCCTCAAGTATTAATGCAAGCGATTCAACGGATTATTGTAGAAGGCAGCGATGCAGTGGTTTTAGCCGAGTCCGGCAATTCCTTTACTTGGGCAACTCACCTGTTAAGATTTAGCCAACCCTTACGTTACCGAGTCAGTACAGGCGTAGGTTCTATGGGTCATAATGTGACCGGAGTGATCGGTGCGGCTTGGGGTCGCCAAGGTAAAGCGGTTGCCATTGTTGGAGATGGAGCCATGCTAATGAACAGTGAAGTAAGCACGGCGGTAAAATACCAAATTCCTGCTGTCTGGCTGGTTCTCAATGATGGTTGCTACAATATGTGTCGCCAAGGGATGTCCTTATTAGGACTCAACGGAGATGCAAATCTTCCCTTCACGGATTTTGCCCTGATGGCCTCTGCTGTCGGTGCTAAAGGAATTCGTATAGAAAAAGAATCTGACTTAGAAGCCGCACTTAGAGAAGCGATGGCTGCAACAAGTCCGGTGGTTGTAGATATAGCGATTGATCGTCATTGCTTGGCTCCTTCCAAAGGACGCAACAAAGGTTTAATTGCACAAGGCATTAAATCTAATCCTAAAAAACAAGACCATCAAGTTTCTTTTCCCTTAGTTTAAAGCATTAATAAAACCTTTATTGTCGAGGTGTTTAGGTAGTGAAACTCTTTGAAACAGTAAGCGAAATGGGCCATGAGCAAGTGCTTTTTTGCCATGACAAAGCGCGAAACTTAAAAGCAATTATTGCCATTCACAATACGAATTTAGGGTCAGCGATGGGAGCAACCCGCCTTTGGCCCTACCTATCAGAAGCCGATGCTTTAAGGGATGTTTTACGTCTCAGTCGTGGCATGACTTATAAAGCCGCTTGTGCTAATATTCCTATGGGCGGTGGCAAGGCTGTAATTATTGCTAATCCTCAAGACAAAAATGATGAGCTTTTAAGAGCTTATGGACGTTTTGTTAATAGTTTAAACGGGCGGTTTATTACCGGACAAGATGTCAATCTTTCTCCCGAAGATGTGCGGCAAATTTATAAAGAGACTCAATATGTCGTCGGCCGCTCTGAAAAATCCGGCGGTCCGGCTCCCATGACAGCAATGGGTGTTTTATTGGGAATCAAAGCCGCAGTAGAGTTTAGGATGCAGCAAACCAACCTTGAAGGATTAACAGTCGCTGTTCAAGGACTGGGAAATGTGGGTCAAAATCTTTGTAAGCACCTGCACGAGCATAAAGTCAAGCTTTTTGTTAGTGATATTGATGCTAAAAAAGCTGAAAAAATGCAACAGCTTTATGGGGCTACTGTGGTAGAATCAAAAGAAATTTATAATCTCGATGTAGATATTTTCTCACCTTGTGCTTTAGGGGCGATTATTAATAGTTCAACTATTCCCTTACTCAAAGCAAAAATTATCGCGGGTGCGGCAAATAATCAACTAGAAAATGAAGTGCTTCATAGTAGATTACTGGAAGATAAAGGCATTCTTTATTGTCCAGATTACGTCATTAATGCTGGAGGGTTAATTAATGTTTATCATGAGATGATAGGCTACGAAGAAGAAAAAGCCTTCACTCACTTAAACAGTATTTATAATACTCTTCTACAAATTTTTTCCCTAGCCAAATCTCAAGAAATCACCCCTTATGAAGCCGCGCAAAAAATTGCGGAAAATAGAATCATGAACGCTCAACCTTTAGGTGTAAAATAGAGGATTTTTATGGAACAAAATACATTTGCCACATCTGCCTACATTGATAATTCGCCCGAAACGGTTCATGACTACCTTTGTAGTTTAGAAAACCTAAATGATTGGACGCTATACAGCCGTATGCTAGAACAAGTCGATGACAATACTTGGTTAGGAACAGCATCAGGCTATCAGCACAATCTTTACTATCACGTAAAAAAAATCGAGCATCCAACCATTAAAGGGATTGAATGGCATTGTGGCATAGAATATCAAAAATATTTTCAAGTTTATCCAGTTTTTCTATTTACACCTCAATATATAGACCCCAATTCAGATGAAAGCGGCGTTTATTTTCACTGGCTAAGTTTTGTCGATCCTAAACGGCGAACACCAATGATCATGGAGGGAATTGAAACCGTACATACTTCTGAATGTCGCTCACTCAAAGCAATTTTAGAAAGAAAAGCCGGTCATACCTCTGCTGCTGTTGGGCGTTATAAAATTGACACCAATACAATGTTTGTCGATGCACCCATTGAATTAGGATTTGAATACCTAAGAGACTTACGTAATATGGATGACTGGGCGCATTTATTGCGTTCAACAGGGAAACTTAACCCTGAAGGAGGCGAATTTTTAGACGAATACGCTCAGAAAGTAACCGTCACCTTGCGAACCCATGCACTCAATAAATATTACTTAATCGAGCAAAATTATTTTTATCCCGAACATAACTTTATCCAGCGTTGTGCAGTCGTAATTATTCCCTGCTCTTATGCGTTCGGTGATCCTTCTGCACAAGGATTTATACTACACCAGATTACCTTCTGGCCTGTAGATCATCCCTTAAAACACGGCAAACTGCAACTACAAGACTTTGGCGCTGAAAGTATGAACATAAAACGATTACTCGAAGCGCAAGCCGGCAACACCCAAAGTTTTGCCCAAGGAATGAGCTATCGCCCCAGCAATAAAAACACTACTGCGGCTTTAGTATAAACCTCATTTCTTCGCCTCTTGGCTCTGGAGCGCGAAATCAAAAAGCCAATCTTTCCAACAACAAACACCCATAATTTTTTTCATAACTCCATCAATCACAGAAATGAAACTGAAATCACTAAAATACACAATTTCCCTAGTTACTTTTGGTTTTTCTCTAGTAACCGGTGCTGCCGCACAAGCTGCCTCCATCTCAGTCATTGCCACCGGTTTAGATAACCCGCGCAATCTTGCCTTTGCTCCCGACGGCAGTATTTATGTCACAGAGAGTGGCAAAGGAGGCGACGGTGCAGACGGAAGATGTATTCCTTCTCCGAGTGCCCAATATATTCCTCTGTGTGCGGGTCATACCGGCAAATTAAGCCGCATTACGCTAGATGGTCAAAAACAAACCCTAATTTCCAATCTTCCCTCTTTAGCCCTAACCCCCTCTGGAGAACAAGCGGCTGGGCCAGCAGATATTAAATTTGATAGTCTGGGTAATGCTTACTTATTATTTGGCTATGCTGGCGACCCGAAGCTACGGAATACGACGTTAAAAGAGCCTACTTTGGGACAACTCTACAAATACGACACAAACACCAAGGCTTTAAGCAGTATTTTTGACTTTGCCCAGTATGAAATCGATCATAATCCTGATGGAACTGATCTAATTACTAACCCTTACGCATTGGGTATTAAAGACGATTTGGCTTATGTTGTTGATGGAGGGGGAAATACAATCTATTCTATCGGACTCGACGGAAGCGGACTTAAAGGTAAAGGGGTAGCTGCCTTCCCGCTCCAACCTCTACCGAGTGATGCGGAGTTTCCTCCCTTGCCACCCGGTGAAGGCGCGCCGCCTTTTCAGCCAACCTTACAATCAGTTCCCACCGGTATCGCTTTCGCGCCTGATGGCAGTTTAACGGTGTCAGAATACTCAGCTTTCCCTTATCCTGAAGGGGATGCCCGTATTTTTAAAGTGGACCCCACTACCTTACAAACGCAAGTCCTTTATAATGGCTTTACTCAACTGACGGGTGTCACCTACGACGACAAAGGCAATTTATATGCTCTGCAACATATCAATCAGTCAGAATGGAAAGCCATTGAGCAAGGCGGTAATATCATTGGTGATATCAGTGGTTCGATCATTAAAATTGCCCCTGATGGAACTCGCAAAACGGTGCTTAGTGGTCATGGGTTAGCTGCCGCATCGGGGCTAACTTTTGGACCTGATGGTCGCTTATATACCTCAAACTTTTCTCGACTGGCAGGACAGGGACAAATACTGGCTATTGATCCTACAGCCGTACCGGAACCTAGCACCATATTGGGTGTAGTGCTATTCGGCGTAGGGGCAAGATTTTTCCGCCATAGTCTCAATAAAAAGCAGGAATCTGACAAGGATTAAACGATTGAATCATTAACTGATTAATCATTGTAGGGAGTAGGGTAAAAACCATTAGATTAACTTTAAATGATTCAATCAATTGAAAATTTTTCCCCGCCCCTACAGTTTCTCTTGGCTTTCCCTATTCTTTTTAGTAGAGTTATCACCACCAATTTACACAAGAGTTTTAAGATGAAATTAGTCAAACATATATCTTTAGCCGTCGCCAGTAGCGGATTGATGCTATGCTTCACAGCAGGCAACGCTAAGGCCTTAACCTTAACCTTTGATCGTCAAATTGGCGAACCCGGTTTTGCTCCGGGACAGTTATTTGTTCCCCAAGGGATAGGAGTACAAGACTCAACGGGTGATATTTTTATCAGTAATGGTCGAGGACTGAATCCGGACGGTTCTTTTAACCCGAATGTGGGTAACCGGGTCGATGTATTCAATGCTCAGGGTAACTATCTTCGGTCAGTGGGAAGTGGGAGACAGGGACACGGAGAAGGGCTTGATGAACCCGCCGACCTCAAATTTGATCCCCTGACCGGTAACCTATACGTCGGCGATGTTTTTAACAGTGAAATAGATGTTTATAATCCCAATACAGGGGCATTTATTACCTCTTTTGGTTCATTTGGGGGCCCGGTAGATGGAAGGCTTTTCTTTGGTCCAGGAGGAATGTCATTTAATAAAAATGGTATTTTGTATGTGACTGATTTTAGCGAGGACGTGATTAAAGTCTATGGTAGAGACGGTGAGTTAATTAACACCATTGGTTCTAGTGGTAGCGGACTTGGTCAATTTCTCGGTCCTGCGGGCATCACTATCTCTCCCAACACTGGGAATATTTATGTCAATGACCAATACAATAATCGAGTTCAAGTTCTCAATGCTGAAGGTGATACCTTGTTTGCTTTTGGTACTCGCGGTGACGGACCTGGACAATTTAAGGAACCCATTGGCATCGAAGTAGACGAGAATGAGAATATTTATGTAGCAGATTCTCAGAATAGTCGGGTTCAAGTTTTTGATCAAAACGGGAATTTCCTGACTAGCTTTGGTCAAGCGGCGGCGGCACCTCCACCGGCTTTAGGAGAACCTCCTTTTGGCAACCCCTTAGACCTCACACCAGGTACTTTTAACTGGACTGCCGGATTACACTACGATAATCACAAGCTTTATGTGGGTGATTTCTTCCAAGGTCGGGTTCAGGTATTGAACGTTAACACTACTGCCGTTCCGGAACCGAACACCCTATTAGGTGTCGTGCTATTTGGAGTAGGAACAAGATTCTTTCGTAGAGCGCTTAAGAAAAGGTAATAGGAGTTACGCACTCCCAAATAAAAACAACGATTTTATGTCATCCACCAGCGAAGCGAAGGATCGCGGACCAATCTCAAGCCCTAATGATTTCGTGGAGAGTGCGTAAGTCCTAGGTAAATAGCTTGTAGGGACGTTGCAAATAACGTCTCTACTACTTGAAATTATGCTTAGTGATCAGGATTTATGTGAGTCATTAAATTAATGAAAAAGCCTCTAAAAGTTTTATCCTTTTCTTTTTTAGTTTGGGGTTTAATATGTTTAGTAATACCCGATAAAGCTCATTCATTAAGTTTATCTTTTGTTCGTTTTGCCAGCCATACAGATGAGGGGCTTATCGTAGGCTCAAGTTTAGAGATAACGGGAGCCGGCAACATCTATGCTGTGGATGGATTTAATAATAGTTTACAGGCATTACATCCCTCCTCTGAGTTTTTTTCTATTAACAACAGCCTTTCGCCGGCTAGTAGCAATAACGGAGAGTTTCGTTGGCAAAAATATTTAAGTATAGATAAATCGGGCAATCTTTATCGTTCTAGTCAAATTACTTCTAGTAATGCTAATAATGTTTATGTTGTTGATGGAATCAATAACCAGCTTCAAGCTTTGAGTTTGAGCAATGGGAACCTTCATCTAGTGGATGGGATCAACAACAGCATCAGTGTGTTTAATCCTGCTAGTAACCTGTCAGATTCGTCAGAGAATAATAACCCCCCTAGTCAATTTAGCTGGCTTAAAACTTTAAGTTTAGATCAGACGGGTAAGCCTAAGCAGTCTAATCAAATTCATTTTACTAATGCTAATCATAATTTTTATCCCCTAGATGGTATTAATCAACAATTTCAAGCTCATGTAAGTGAAACACGGGTTAAGAAAAATGATAATTTTTATCTCATAGACGGGATTAATAATCAGTTAAATGTTTTGCCAAATAATTCCGAAATCGTAGATTTTTTAAATAGTTTTAAGCAGACTTATAATTACCATTGGGATTGGGAATCTAATTTTTCCATTGATCAAGATATTAATGGGTTTGCCGATCTTTTGGAAAATTTATCTCAAGCTAATTCATTGGCAAGTCTGGAAAACGGTAAGTTTTATAATGATTTTCTGCCTAATAATTGGCTGGATTTGTTAAAATCAAAAGATAATTTTAATTCTTACCAGGTCAAAAATATTTATTCAGATAGCCCGAAGAATATTTATTTTATCGATGGCATCAATAACCAGATTCAATACTGGCAAGACCTTCAAGTCAACGACAAGGATAATATATATTTAATCAATGGCATTAATTCAAAAGTAGAAATTATTGCCGTTCCGGAATCTTCACCGGTATTAGCTTTAACCTTACTTTTAATGGGATTTATAGCAACTGCCTTGGCGGCTAAGACAAATAACTGATATGATATCGAGTGGAAAACCATTAATAATCTAATGCCCAAACCCTACATTTCCGAGCTACGTCAAAAAATCATTCAAGCCATTGATCTAGATGGCATGAAGAAGATTGAAGTGGATCAAATCTTTCCACTGAGTCGCAAGACAATTAACTTATGTCAGCATACGAAAAAGCCAGCACCCGAGATGACCAAGCTTTCTAACCATCTTGGCGATTGCTATATTGTTGATCGGCTTAAAAAATCTATATATTATGACGATGAATTCTAATCGAATTAATGTAATCAAGTTACTTAATAAATGGCTTTCACGACAGGTTGACACAAAGGCTTTAACCTGGCTAGAAGAAAAGCGGCAACAAATTGCTCAAGGATCTTCAGCGAAAGTATTTTTTCTGGCTTTTAGCGCAGTGCCTCGCCATACCGGCAAAGAAGATTTAAAATTAACCCTTGATGATTGGCAAACCATTGAGGTGATGCGTTCGGGTTGGTGTCCCTACAATTGGAGCATCGATCAAGCCGCTCGCACACTCCTAGCTTTATCAGTTCCGGAGGATAACGCCCAAGAGTATGTACAAACGTTAGAAAAAGTATTTACGGCGGCTGATGTGAGTGAATTAGTTGCTCTTTATCAAGCTTTACCCTTGTTACCTTATCCTGAACAGTATCGCCTGCGTGCGGCTGAGGGAATTCGTAGCAACATGACGGCCGTTTTCAATGCGGTTGCTTTATGTAATCCTTATCCTGCCGAATATTTTGATGATATTGCCTGGAATCAGATGGTATTAAAAGCTTTATTTATCGGGAGTCCACTGAATTTAATTCAAGGACTTGAGAAAAGATCTAACCCCCAACTATCTCAAATGTTAATTGATTATGCCAAAGAAAGATGGGCGGCTAATCGTTCAGTGCCTTCTGAAATTTGGGCAGTGATCAAACCTTATGGTAACGCTTCCATTATTGCAGAATTAGAGCGAATGTTAGCTTATTCGGATAGCCAGTAAGGGGAAGGACTAATAACTAATGACCAATGACTAATGACTAAGGAGTAATTTTATGAACTATATCGATCCTCATATTCACATGAGTTCTCGTACTACTGATGATTATCAAGCCATGCGAGATGCGGGAATTGTAGCAGTTATTGAACCCGCTTTTTGGTTAGGACAACCCCGTACAAGCGTAGCGAGTTTTCAAGATTATTTTAGCAGTCTGGTAGGGTGGGAACGTTTTCGAGCCGGGCAATTTGGGATTCGTCACTATTGCACCATTGGGCTAAACTCAAAAGAAGCCAATAACGAACCCCTCGCCGAAGCCGTTATGGAACTGTTACCGCTATATCTCGGCAAAGAAGGCGTAGTGGCTATTGGTGAAATTGGCTATGATGATATGACCCCGGCAGAAGACAAATATTTCCGTCTTCAGTTGGAATTGGCAAAAGAACTGGATATGCTGGTGTTAATTCATACGCCTCACCGCAATAAAAAAGCCGGCACCAGCTACAGTATGGATGTATGTCTAGAACATGGTTTAAAACCCTCTCAAGTGATTGTAGACCACAACAACGAAGAAACCGTGCAAGAAGTGCTAGACCGGGGCTTTTGGGCGGCGTTTACCATTTATCCTCATACCAAGATGGGCAATGCTCGAATGGTAGAAATTGTTCGTCAATATGGATGTGAGCGCATTATTGTCGATAGTAGTGCAGATTGGGGCATCAGCGATCCTCTAGCCGTACCGAAAACCGCTCAGTTAATGAAAGAAAGAGGCATTCCCGAGGCACATATTAGAGCCGTATGTTATGAAAATGCCCTAGCCGCCTATAGCCAAAGTGGTCAAATGAACGAGCAAGACTGGCTAAATCCTCAACCGGTGGATCAGCGACAGTTATTTAGTGGTAATTCGGTTTTACGGGGACAGAAGCCGCTAATAGAAACCTCAGCCCGTGATTATGTTTTAATTGAATAGACAAAAACTATGCAGCTTCAAGGGATCAAAACTTTTTCCATTCAACATCGGATTTTTGCTTATCTGCAACTGATGCGTCCGGCTAATATTATTACCGCTTGGGCAGACATTTTAGCCGGCTTTACAGTGACGGGAACCTTAACTCACTCAAATTTTTCCTCACTAGGTCTTTTATTACTAGCTACAACCGGGCTTTATGGAGGAGGGATCGTTTTTAACGATGTTTTTGATGCAGATTTAGATGCCCAAGAAAGACCGGAGCGCCCTATTCCTAGCGGACGTGCGAATCGTTTGGGAGCCATTTATTTAGGAACTGCATTATTAATCCTAGGAATTGGGGCGGCGGCACAAGTTTCTCTATCTAGTTTCTTATTAGCCACTGGAATTGCTTTAGCGGCTCTACTGTACGATGCTTGGGGTAAACATCGCCTCCTCATCAGTCCTCTGAATATGGGATTATGTCGAGGCGGTAATTTACTCTTAGGAGTCAGTATCGTACCCGAGTTATTAGTTGAACAGTGGTATATCGCCCTTATTCCCGTAATCTATATAGCCGCCATCACCGCCATGTCTAGGGGAGAAGTGCATGGAGGTAAACATAGCACCGGCATCTTAGCCTTATTGATGTTAAGCGTCGTGCTAGGGAGCTTATGGTGGCTTGGAGCTAAAAACATCCTTAATACCTTACCCTTTTGGCTATTATTCGCCATTCGAGTAGTACCCGCTTGGATTAAAGCCGCTCTGACACCGCAACCGGAATTAATTGGTAAAGCTGTAAAAGCCGGCGTAATCTCTCTAATTCTCTTAGATGCAACCCTAGCCGCCAGTTTCGGAGCCATCATCAACAGCTTACTCATACTAAGCTTACTCCCTCTGTCTCTTCTATTAGCACGACGATTTGCCGTCACCTAAACAGAAGAATATCTGACTCGTACCAAAGCAAAAACACATCCCTATTCATCTGCGGAAAATCACTCTAAACATCTAAACTCAAATGACCATCAGTCTATCCAAAAAACCTCTATTAACTCTCCAACCGATACATCAGAGTGTCCCTGTTACCTTCCACTATGATGTTCACTTTACTAAAGGATTATTTGAATTAGACAATCCCTTATTAGCACAAATCATAGCAGCCGATAACCAATCGAGAATCAAACGAGTGATGGTTATCATCGATTCAGGAGTCTTAAAACATCATCGAAACTTAATAGAAAAACTCGAAACCTATAGCCAACGCTATGAAGAATTATTTACCCTAGCGGCTCAACCCGTCATCGTCATAGGGGGAGAAGCCGCCAAAAACTCACCCAAATTAATAGATAATTTACAGGCTTATATTAATGGAGCCAGATTATGCCGCCATTCTTATATTTTAGCCATTGGTGGCGGAGCGGTGCTGGATCTGGTGGGATATGCTGCGGCTACGGCTCACCGAGGTATTCGTTTAATTAGAATTCCCACCACTGTTTTAGCTCAAAATGATTCGGGTATTGGGGTTAAAAACGGCATTAACGCCTTTGGAAAAAAGAATTTTCTGGGCACTTTTGCGGCTCCTTATGCGGTGTTAAATGATGCTAATTTTTTGACCACTCTTGATGAGCGAGACTGGCGAGGAGGGGTTGCAGAAGCGATTAAGGTGGCTCTCATTAAAGATGCTAATTTTTTTGAGTTTATTAGTAGTTATAGCCAAGCAATTGCTCATCGAGATATGGATATTATGCAACAGGTAATTTATCGTTGTGCCCAGTTGCATCTAGAACATATTGCTAATAGTGGTGATCCTTTTGAAAAGGGTTCTTCTCGTCCTTTGGATTTTGGTCATTGGGCTGCCCATCGCTTGGAACATTTAACGGATTATCGTCTCCGTCATGGTGAAGCGGTGGCTATTGGGATGGCTCTTGATTGTACTTATTCTTATTTGTCTGGGTTGCTTTTGAAAGATGATTGGATGCAGATTTTAAGCACTTTGGTGGCTATTGGTTTTGATTTGTATGTACCTGAGTTGGCTTTAGATAAGGATTTGTTTTTAGGGTTAACTGAGTTTCAAGAACATTTGGGAGGAGAGTTAACGATTACTCTGTTACAAGGTGTTGGGTTAGGCGTTGAAGTTCATGAGGTTGAGCTTGATTTGTATCGACAAGCCATTGGTTTGTTACAGAGTTTCCGCTCTTCTGGTTTCGCGCAGAGACGCTAAGGGTTTTTTTAAGATAATTTTTGGTGGAGTCTATGAAGGTTGGAAAAAATAAGAATTTTCATTTAACTTATTGTACGAATATTCATCCGGGGGAATCTTGGCGGCAAGTTGATTTAAATTTAAGAGAGTATATTCCGACTCTAAAAGCGAGGTTGTCTCCTGATGCTTGTTTTGGTATTGGGTTAAGGTTGGCTGATGTTGCTGCGCGGGAATTGTTGGAGGGGGATAATTTAAAACAGTTTCAGTGTTGGTTAAGCCAAGAGGATTTATATGTGTTTACTTTGAATGGTTTTCCTTTTGGCGGCTTTCATCATCAAGTGGTTAAAGATCAAGTTTATAGCCCAGATTGGTCAAAGCGTTCCCGTCTGACTTATACGTTACGTTTAATTAATATTCTCGCGTCTCTTTTACCGGAGGGGATAGAGGGCAGTATTTCCACTTTGCCGCTATCTTATAAGCCTTGGTGGAGAAATTATAAAGCGGCTTGGGATTCACTTTTTAAAGAAAGTAGTCTTAATTTGGCTTTACTTGTGGCTGAAATGGCAGATATTTATAATAAAACCGGTAAGTTGATTCATTTAAATTTGGAACCTGAACCCGATGGTTTGTTAGAAAATACGGCAGAAATTATTAATTTTTTTGAAGATTGGTTATTACCGATTGGGACGGATTATTTATCGTTTCGTCAGGGGTGTTCTCGCTTGGCGGCTGAATCTATGCTGCGGAAACATATACGTTTGTGTTATGATACTTGTCATTTTGCGGTAGAATATGAGGAGCCACTATCGGTTTTTCAGCGTTGTCAAGCGGCGGGGATTAATATTGGTAAGATTCAATTAAGTGCTGCGATTCGTGCCACTTTAGGGGAAGAAAATCGAGTTAAGGTAAAGGAAAGATTACAACCTTTTGCTGAATCAACTTATTTACATCAAGTGATTGAACAATGGGCTGATGGGAGTTTACATCATTATCCGGATTTAGCAATGGCAATGCGATATTTAGAACAGTCGGCGGCTAAAGAGTGGCGGATTCATTTTCATGTGCCTATTTTTATTGGCAATTATAATATTTTAGAGTCTACTCAAGATGACCTTATTCAGGTTTTAATGTTATTACAAAATAATCCGGTTTGTGAGCATCTTGAAATTGAGACTTATACTTGGGATGTATTGCCCACTGAGATGAAATTGGATTTGTTGACTTCTATTGAACGGGAATATCAGTGGGTAAATTCAATTATAGAAAAAGGTGAAATTCGGAATTGTAGTTTACTCACCGATTAAGTATATTCGGGAATAAAATCTATTTAAAATATAAAATTAAAGGATTTAAAATAATGCAAAAAACTGTTGTTCTTAATGTTGTTGGTTTAACTTCGAGGTTATTAGAACATACTCCGTTTTTATCACAATGGGCATCTAGGGGAAAATTGGCTATGGTTAAGCCCCTATTACCTGCTGTAACTTGTTCGGTACAAGCGACTTATTTAACCGGCAAATGGCCTGATGAGCATGGCATTGTGGGTAATGGTTGGTATTTTCGTTCCGAGTGTGAGGTGAAGTTTTGGCGGCAGTCTAATAAACTGATTCAAGGGCAAAAAATTTGGGATGTGGCTCGTGGTGTTGACCCCAGTTTTACCTGTGCCAATCTTTTTTGGTGGTATAATATGTATTCTGGGGCAGATTATGGAATTACACCACGACCGATGTATCCTGCCGATGGAAGAAAGATTCCTGATATTTATAC is from Gloeothece verrucosa PCC 7822 and encodes:
- the eboE gene encoding metabolite traffic protein EboE, whose protein sequence is MKVGKNKNFHLTYCTNIHPGESWRQVDLNLREYIPTLKARLSPDACFGIGLRLADVAARELLEGDNLKQFQCWLSQEDLYVFTLNGFPFGGFHHQVVKDQVYSPDWSKRSRLTYTLRLINILASLLPEGIEGSISTLPLSYKPWWRNYKAAWDSLFKESSLNLALLVAEMADIYNKTGKLIHLNLEPEPDGLLENTAEIINFFEDWLLPIGTDYLSFRQGCSRLAAESMLRKHIRLCYDTCHFAVEYEEPLSVFQRCQAAGINIGKIQLSAAIRATLGEENRVKVKERLQPFAESTYLHQVIEQWADGSLHHYPDLAMAMRYLEQSAAKEWRIHFHVPIFIGNYNILESTQDDLIQVLMLLQNNPVCEHLEIETYTWDVLPTEMKLDLLTSIEREYQWVNSIIEKGEIRNCSLLTD